The Archangium primigenium genomic interval GGCGGCGCGGGCCTCCACGAGGAAGCGGCTCAAGGCGCCCGGGCCGAGCGCGCGCACGAACTTCACCGCCACGGGGCGATCCAGCAGGGTGTCATGGGCGAGGTACACCTGCCCCGTGGCGCCCTGGCCCAGGGGCCGCACCAGACGGTACTCGTCGAAGGCCTCGGGTGGTGTCCACCCGTCGGCGTCCGGGCGCGTCGATGGCAACGGGTCCACGGCCCCCCCTGGGGTGACCACGAGGAAACGGCCGAGCGGCTCGGGACTCTAGGGCGTGACCTTGGACTTGCCGGGCTGGAGCATCCGGCGGATGCGGTCCTCCAGGTCCTGCGGCAGGCACGGCTTGGCGACGAACTCGTCCGCGCCCGCCTGCCGCGCCTGCTCGGCGTTGCCCGCCAGCACGTGGCCGCTGAGCGCCATGACCGGAATATTGCGCGTGCGCTGATCCTGCTTGAGCCGGCGCGTGGCCTCCCAGCCATCCATCACCGGCAGGGACAGGTCCATGAGGATGATGTCGGGCAGGGCCCCCTGGGCCTTCTCCACCGCCTCCACCCCGTTGCGCGCCACGTCCACCTGGAAGCCCACGAACTCCAGGTACTCCGCGTACATCTCGCGGGCGTCGTCGAAGTCGTCCACCACGAGCACCCGCTGACGTGCGTGGGCGCGGGTGGGAGTGTCGAGGGAGTGCGTGAGCGGTGCGGTCATGGCGCGAAGCCCTCGGAGAAGGTGGTGACGCCGGACGATGCTATGCACGGCCCGGCGGATGCGCTCGTGGCCGCCGAGGCCCGGCGGGGCATTTGCCCCGGGCTCCTGTCCGCGCGCCAACAGTTCGCGCACGGGGATGGTGACTTGGGCGCTCCGGGCCGCCTGGCGCGGCCCGGAGCCTCACCCTCCGGGGCTACGACTCCCGGACAGGTCGTGGACCCGCGTCCCGGCTACGGCTGCGGCGCGAGCAGCTGCTTCTCGAGCACCGTGGTGGCCGGCACCGGCACGCCCCACGCCGTCTCGTAGTAGGAGGCCAGGTCCAGCAGCTGGAACTTGGTGAACTCCATGCGGAGGTTGGCCGTGACGCTGCGCGGGTTGAGGGGCGGGTAGCCCGCCGCGCCCGCCGTACCGTACTGGAAGTAGAATCGCGTGGTGGCGGAAGCCGCGCTGTCGATGGGGAACTTCGTCGCCTCGCCCGGGAAGCAGGCATTGCCCGTGGCGGGGTAGGAGGCCGGCAGCACCGTCTTGATGTTGAGCGTCTCGGGGCCGCCGGACAGCGTGGCCTCCAGCGGGATGACGGCGCCGGGGTTGGTGGACACCACCTGGTTGAAGGTGACGACCACGCACTCGCCGGCATCCAGCACGTTGGACACGTTGCCCGCGGTGTTGAGGTCCTTGAAGGTCACGGAGGTGATGGCCAGCGCGCGCGGGCTCTTCACGTCACCGCGCACGAAGGAGCCCTTCCAGGTGCGCACCAGGCCCGAGTAGGCCGAGGTGGCGCGCAGGATGAGGTTGTACTCCTGGCCCTCGGCGATGCGGCCCGCCGCGGGGGTGATGGAGTACACGTCGCCGGTGGCGTTGGCGGTCACGGTGACGTCGATCTGATCCCGCCCCGACTCGTCGGTGAGGATGGCGAGCATCGACTCGCGCAGCACGGGCTGGTTGAAGCCCAGGAAGATGGACTCGCCCTCGCGCAGGAGGTTGCGCGAGGGGCGCCGGTCGACGGTGGCCTGGAGGCTCGCCAGGTTGGTGGCCACCAGGTTGAAGGTGCCGCCCCCGTCGGTGTTGGTGGGCGACTCCAGGCGCACGAGCTGCGAGTAGCCCCGGCCGATCAGCGAGGAGGCGCTGAACTCGGCGACCGTGCCGGCCGCGTCGATGATGCCATCGCCGTTGTAGTCCACCGGGTCCACGAAGAGGCGGTAGCCGCCGAAGCCCGCGCCACCGATGCGCGCGAGCTCTCCGGGGGAGGGCACGCCGGAGAAGGTGACGATGCCCATCTCGTTGGCGAGCACCGGCGTGGCGATCACCGAGCTGGTGGTGGAGGCCTCGGTGCCGTTGAAGGCGAGCATGCCGGCGGGCGTGGCCTCGAGGTAGGCGCGCGCGTTGGCCGCGGGGTGGCCCGAGGGCGTGTAGAGCGTGAAGCTCACCGAGCCGCTGGTGTCCGCCAGCATCATGGCGCCCAGGCTGGCGTTGCCGTTGTTGATGGGGATGTTGCCCGCGCTGGAGGGCACGGTGGTGTTGGCGCGCAGCGTGGCGTAGCCGTCCTTGGACGCGGTCACCAGCACGCCCGAGCCCGCGGGCACGCCGGTGAACATGAAGTTGCCCGCGCCGTCCGTCTTCTTGGAGTAGGCCGTGCCCGACGTGTCACTGCCGATGAGCAGCGTCACGGTGGCGTCCGTGAGGGGCTGCATGCGGGTGTCGAGCACCTGCCCGGAGACGGTGCCCTTGGGCGTGGCCGGCGCCACCGCCGACACGGAATCCGGCTTGAGGACGCCATCGGCGATCCCATCTCCATTCGAGCCCCCGGGGCCGCACCCCATCACCAGGAACGGCACCACGACTGCCCAGCGCATCTTCATCGTCCCACCTTGGCTGCTTGAATTTGAAATCCGACGCTTCCGAGACCCCGCGCGCGGCGACCGCTTGCGCGGGTCGTCCACGGAGGGTAGCGGCCCGGCAGTCTCCGACCCACCGCCCTCTGACGTCAAGTTGGCGCGCCGGGTCTTTGCCCCACCCCCGGGCGGGCGCTGCTAGCGTGGCGCGCCATGAGTGACGTGGACGTGA includes:
- a CDS encoding response regulator; this translates as MTAPLTHSLDTPTRAHARQRVLVVDDFDDAREMYAEYLEFVGFQVDVARNGVEAVEKAQGALPDIILMDLSLPVMDGWEATRRLKQDQRTRNIPVMALSGHVLAGNAEQARQAGADEFVAKPCLPQDLEDRIRRMLQPGKSKVTP
- a CDS encoding carboxypeptidase-like regulatory domain-containing protein; translation: MRWAVVVPFLVMGCGPGGSNGDGIADGVLKPDSVSAVAPATPKGTVSGQVLDTRMQPLTDATVTLLIGSDTSGTAYSKKTDGAGNFMFTGVPAGSGVLVTASKDGYATLRANTTVPSSAGNIPINNGNASLGAMMLADTSGSVSFTLYTPSGHPAANARAYLEATPAGMLAFNGTEASTTSSVIATPVLANEMGIVTFSGVPSPGELARIGGAGFGGYRLFVDPVDYNGDGIIDAAGTVAEFSASSLIGRGYSQLVRLESPTNTDGGGTFNLVATNLASLQATVDRRPSRNLLREGESIFLGFNQPVLRESMLAILTDESGRDQIDVTVTANATGDVYSITPAAGRIAEGQEYNLILRATSAYSGLVRTWKGSFVRGDVKSPRALAITSVTFKDLNTAGNVSNVLDAGECVVVTFNQVVSTNPGAVIPLEATLSGGPETLNIKTVLPASYPATGNACFPGEATKFPIDSAASATTRFYFQYGTAGAAGYPPLNPRSVTANLRMEFTKFQLLDLASYYETAWGVPVPATTVLEKQLLAPQP